In Hyphomicrobium denitrificans ATCC 51888, the DNA window CGATGGACAGCCGCTTTCGATTTTTGAATCGGGCGCGATTCTGCAATACCTCGGGCGCAAGTTCGGCGCGTTCTATCCGTCGAATGAACGTACGAAGGCGGAGATCGATCAGTGGCTGTTCTGGCAGGTCGGTGGCCTCGGTCCGATGGCCGGGCAGTACAAGCACTTCAAGAATGTGGCGCCTGACAAGATACCCTACGCCATCGATCGCTATGGGAAAGAAGTCGAGCGGCTGTTCGGCGTCCTCGAAAAGCGCTTGCAGGGGCGCGAGTACATCGCGGGCACCTACTCCATCGCGGATATCGCGAATTTCACATGGACGCGCGTCTGGGCTGATATCGGCCAGGATGTTCGCAAGTTTCCG includes these proteins:
- a CDS encoding glutathione S-transferase family protein, which codes for MQDDGLDEPIKLYFWTTPNGYKIAIMLEELGTPYRTQFIDITKGEQFAPEFLAVSPNNRIPAIVDPDGPDGQPLSIFESGAILQYLGRKFGAFYPSNERTKAEIDQWLFWQVGGLGPMAGQYKHFKNVAPDKIPYAIDRYGKEVERLFGVLEKRLQGREYIAGTYSIADIANFTWTRVWADIGQDVRKFPNIEAWLARIAERPAVVRGLALKKPEAG